The following proteins are co-located in the Spirosoma montaniterrae genome:
- a CDS encoding FecR family protein: MTEDILQRYFANQVTPDEARRVLNWFATNEGQVYLKHRLDQQFDQAEWQTLPNAAATAPDADKLLAALRQRLTPVRPLTDETPVRQLPWYSQPMRWAAVLIGTLLLAAGGFYGYQYVYPADLIQQTAYGKTSRFTLPDGSTVTLNGNSRLRYAPRWATGTTREVWLDGEGFFRVTHQANHERFVVHLPNKLNIEVLGTQFNVLARPSRTRIVLSSGRIRLENQAGQQVEMRPGELVETSPRTKYVNRRRVNPVADASWQTDRLTFDDASLQDMVDRLEETYGLSVTVKKPELLQQRFSGTVPNHNVNVLLDGLAQLFGLSIQRHGNQVIIDSND; the protein is encoded by the coding sequence ATGACCGAAGATATACTCCAACGCTACTTCGCCAACCAGGTTACACCCGATGAGGCTCGGCGTGTGCTGAACTGGTTCGCCACCAATGAAGGGCAGGTTTACCTGAAGCATCGTCTCGATCAGCAATTCGATCAGGCTGAGTGGCAGACTTTGCCCAATGCAGCCGCTACTGCGCCCGACGCCGATAAACTCTTAGCCGCACTTCGCCAGAGGTTAACGCCCGTTCGCCCGCTGACCGACGAAACACCTGTTCGACAATTGCCGTGGTACAGTCAGCCAATGCGCTGGGCGGCTGTTCTGATTGGCACTTTGTTACTGGCTGCGGGTGGATTCTACGGCTATCAGTATGTCTACCCGGCTGATCTGATTCAGCAAACGGCTTATGGCAAAACCAGCCGGTTCACGCTGCCCGATGGCTCTACCGTAACCCTGAACGGTAATAGTCGGCTACGGTATGCGCCCCGCTGGGCCACCGGCACCACCCGTGAAGTCTGGCTCGATGGCGAAGGCTTCTTTCGTGTAACGCATCAGGCTAACCATGAACGCTTTGTGGTGCATCTGCCCAACAAGTTGAACATCGAAGTGCTGGGTACTCAGTTTAACGTTTTGGCCCGCCCCTCCCGGACCCGCATTGTGCTCAGCAGCGGACGTATCCGACTCGAAAACCAGGCTGGTCAGCAAGTAGAGATGCGCCCCGGCGAACTGGTTGAAACTTCACCCAGAACTAAGTATGTAAACCGCCGGCGTGTAAACCCGGTAGCGGATGCTTCATGGCAAACAGACAGGCTAACCTTCGATGACGCCAGCCTTCAGGACATGGTAGATCGGCTGGAAGAAACATATGGCTTGTCGGTGACGGTAAAAAAACCGGAACTCCTCCAGCAACGGTTTTCGGGTACGGTGCCCAATCACAACGTAAACGTGCTACTGGACGGCTTGGCTCAGCTATTCGGGCTTTCAATTCAACGGCATGGAAATCAGGTGATTATCGACTCTAATGATTAA
- a CDS encoding SusC/RagA family TonB-linked outer membrane protein, which yields MLPSAVDAQVLASTSRLNSQRPELVLKQHGDDGSGRAVSPKMVQLKVGLARIEKRYGVSFIYRSDLVDTQVLNNTMLSGSLTEDLNSLLQGTDLISEPVRANFYIIRAKGQKAGKTLRPLKRAGLLEEENKGPFALIGAGTDIRSLSQSLENRISRAGLILNELVQDRVVTGRITDESGAVLAGASIAVKGTNRGTSTNSDGSYSINVPSNNATLIFSYIGYVTQEIAVGNQSTINVSLASDVKTLQEVSVVNIGYGTVRQRDLASSVAIAGRKEFGDVNVSDANQLLQGKLAGVNVTNNNGLPGSGTKITIRGVGSFTNSDPLYVIDGIQGGDINSVSPYDIENVTVLKDAATTAIYGAAAANGVVIVTTKRGKSGTPKLSYTGYVGVAQPWRKLDMLNATQYVDLVGDIQTALGGQLTSKLQSPDVRVTRTDWQNEIYRNGRLTEHYLNLTGGSEKSTYSVSMGYTNQQAIMRNYDFERINLRAALEQTVGRFKFGQNINFRYTTNRGNTASFADALRMPPYAPTTDPTNLGGFSRVTTTDDLNDAFNPLATINLTNRKARFMQLYTQLFGEWRIMDGLTFRTQASINFGNYNGFNFQRPFANGMLVFPRQITEYYGYDISPLLENYLTYDKTFGRIHNLNVVVGNTYVRGALGRSLNAQGNDLANDEIQQIGVSPKTTITSGSAYESARLSYFGRVNYTLMDRYIFTASFRRDGSPNFGATNRFGNFPGFGFAWIVSEEPFLKNIPAISNLKVRASWGKTGNDRIPFGLTEPTVWRGSPSLVYSLGTDGTYTQGATVNSIAAPSLRWEETTQTNVGVDVTLFNKIGLTVDYYNRNNNGLLLQVPIPPSTGVGNTGVGTSTLWQNAASAFNRGVEFTASYRADIGKLRLDLTGNAAYNKNQVTSLGGGVPFANGSIDGGFNATRTEPGFPLGYFYGYRVDRVVSSVADLRSLGVDDKGASTFQDKLLPGDFVYRDINGDGRITPADQTFLGSPIPKWTYGGNINLRYGPLDAMIALQGVAGVEIYNALNYWLVGMTRPFNASTQVLRRWRQDGDVTDVPRAGQNANLNTRPSSYFVENGAFMRVRNITIGYSLPNAFLQKSRFIQSVRLYATLQNALTFTRYTGYDPEISSPDPNNASAFLFSRGVDRGQYPQPRTYMIGLQANF from the coding sequence ATGCTACCCTCTGCGGTAGATGCACAGGTGCTGGCATCCACAAGCCGCCTTAACTCGCAACGTCCGGAATTAGTGCTAAAGCAACACGGCGACGACGGTTCCGGGCGGGCCGTATCGCCCAAAATGGTACAGCTAAAAGTTGGACTGGCCCGCATCGAGAAACGGTACGGCGTTTCGTTCATCTACCGAAGCGACCTGGTAGATACGCAGGTATTGAATAACACCATGCTATCGGGCAGCTTAACCGAAGACCTGAACAGTTTACTACAGGGAACCGACCTGATTTCGGAGCCAGTACGCGCCAATTTTTACATAATTCGCGCCAAAGGCCAGAAAGCTGGTAAAACACTGCGCCCGCTGAAACGGGCTGGCCTGCTCGAAGAAGAAAATAAAGGCCCTTTCGCCCTGATCGGAGCGGGCACCGACATCCGTTCCCTGAGCCAGTCGCTCGAAAACCGCATTAGCCGGGCTGGGCTGATACTGAACGAACTGGTCCAGGACCGCGTCGTAACGGGTCGTATCACCGACGAGAGCGGTGCTGTTCTGGCAGGTGCCTCGATTGCTGTGAAAGGAACCAACCGGGGCACCTCGACCAACTCAGACGGCAGCTACTCCATTAATGTTCCGTCGAACAACGCAACTCTGATTTTCAGCTACATAGGCTACGTAACACAGGAAATTGCGGTCGGGAATCAATCAACGATTAACGTAAGTCTGGCAAGCGATGTCAAAACGTTGCAGGAGGTATCGGTGGTAAACATTGGTTACGGTACGGTACGGCAGCGCGACCTGGCAAGTTCGGTAGCCATTGCGGGCCGAAAAGAATTCGGCGACGTGAACGTATCAGACGCCAATCAGTTGCTGCAAGGTAAGCTGGCGGGTGTAAACGTAACGAACAACAACGGTCTGCCCGGTTCAGGCACTAAAATTACCATCCGGGGTGTTGGCTCGTTCACCAACTCCGACCCACTCTACGTTATCGACGGTATTCAGGGGGGCGACATCAACTCGGTTAGCCCCTACGACATCGAGAACGTAACAGTACTGAAAGATGCCGCCACTACCGCCATCTACGGAGCCGCAGCCGCCAACGGCGTAGTGATTGTGACAACCAAACGGGGCAAGAGTGGAACGCCGAAACTCTCCTACACGGGTTACGTGGGCGTAGCACAGCCCTGGCGCAAGCTCGACATGCTGAACGCCACCCAATACGTTGATCTGGTGGGCGACATCCAAACCGCGCTCGGTGGTCAGTTGACCAGCAAACTGCAATCGCCCGATGTACGCGTTACCCGTACCGACTGGCAGAACGAAATCTATCGCAACGGTCGGCTCACCGAACACTACCTGAACCTGACGGGTGGCTCCGAAAAATCGACCTACAGCGTGTCGATGGGTTATACCAATCAGCAGGCTATCATGCGTAACTACGACTTCGAGCGGATCAACCTGCGGGCCGCGCTGGAGCAAACGGTAGGGCGGTTCAAGTTTGGTCAGAACATCAACTTTCGCTATACCACCAACCGGGGCAATACGGCTTCGTTTGCCGATGCGCTGCGGATGCCGCCCTACGCACCGACCACCGATCCTACCAACCTCGGCGGCTTCTCGCGCGTAACAACGACCGACGACCTCAACGACGCGTTCAACCCGCTGGCAACTATCAACCTGACCAACCGCAAGGCCCGTTTTATGCAGCTTTATACGCAGTTGTTTGGCGAGTGGCGGATTATGGACGGGCTGACCTTCCGCACTCAGGCGTCAATCAACTTTGGAAACTACAACGGATTTAACTTCCAGCGTCCTTTTGCCAATGGCATGCTGGTGTTTCCCCGTCAGATTACGGAGTACTACGGCTATGACATCAGCCCACTGCTGGAGAACTATCTTACCTACGACAAAACGTTTGGCCGTATCCACAACCTGAACGTAGTGGTGGGTAATACGTATGTTCGGGGTGCGCTGGGCCGTTCGCTGAACGCACAGGGTAATGACCTGGCTAACGACGAGATTCAGCAGATTGGCGTATCGCCCAAGACAACCATCACCAGTGGTTCGGCATATGAGAGTGCCCGGCTGTCGTACTTTGGGCGGGTCAATTACACGCTCATGGACCGGTACATCTTTACGGCGAGCTTCCGGCGCGACGGTTCGCCCAATTTCGGTGCGACCAATCGATTTGGTAATTTTCCCGGCTTTGGTTTTGCCTGGATTGTATCGGAGGAGCCGTTCCTGAAAAATATACCGGCCATTAGCAACCTGAAAGTACGGGCCAGTTGGGGCAAAACCGGGAACGACCGCATTCCCTTTGGCCTGACCGAACCAACCGTATGGCGTGGTTCACCCAGCCTGGTTTATTCGCTCGGCACCGACGGTACGTACACACAGGGAGCAACCGTCAACTCCATTGCGGCCCCTTCTCTGCGCTGGGAAGAAACGACGCAAACCAACGTGGGCGTAGACGTAACGCTGTTCAATAAAATAGGTTTGACGGTAGACTATTACAATCGCAACAACAACGGGCTGCTGTTGCAGGTGCCCATTCCGCCATCGACCGGAGTGGGTAATACGGGCGTAGGGACGTCAACTTTGTGGCAGAACGCGGCCAGCGCATTTAACCGGGGGGTAGAATTTACCGCCAGCTATCGCGCCGACATTGGCAAACTACGGCTCGACCTGACGGGCAATGCAGCCTACAACAAAAACCAGGTAACATCGCTGGGCGGTGGGGTGCCGTTTGCGAACGGAAGTATCGACGGAGGCTTCAACGCTACCCGCACCGAACCGGGCTTCCCGCTGGGATATTTCTACGGCTACAGAGTGGATCGGGTCGTATCGAGCGTGGCTGACCTGCGGTCGCTGGGTGTCGACGACAAAGGAGCATCTACCTTCCAGGACAAACTATTGCCGGGTGACTTTGTGTATCGGGACATTAACGGCGACGGCAGAATCACGCCCGCCGACCAAACCTTCCTCGGCTCACCGATTCCGAAGTGGACCTACGGCGGCAACATCAACCTGCGCTACGGTCCGCTCGATGCTATGATTGCGCTACAGGGTGTGGCAGGCGTAGAGATTTATAACGCCCTGAATTACTGGCTGGTAGGCATGACCCGACCCTTCAACGCCAGTACGCAGGTGCTGCGTCGGTGGCGGCAGGATGGCGACGTAACCGACGTACCACGCGCCGGTCAGAACGCCAATCTGAACACACGCCCGTCGAGCTATTTTGTGGAGAATGGAGCATTTATGCGGGTGCGTAATATTACCATCGGTTACTCATTACCAAATGCATTCTTACAAAAGTCGCGATTCATTCAATCAGTACGGCTGTATGCCACACTCCAAAACGCACTGACGTTTACGCGGTACACCGGCTACGACCCTGAAATTAGCAGCCCCGACCCCAATAATGCGTCAGCGTTTTTGTTCTCGCGGGGTGTCGACCGGGGGCAGTATCCGCAGCCGCGCACCTATATGATTGGTCTTCAGGCTAATTTCTAA